The sequence CTCACGCCGTCCAAGCCAACGTCACCGTGGAAGCGGACGTTCAAAAACTTATCGACGAAACTCTCACCCACTTTGGACGCCTCGACATCCTCGTCAGCAACGCCAACATGAATTTCGTCCGCAAGCCGCTCGAAGACATGACCTGGGACGAGTTCTCCGACAAACTGAACAACGAGCTGAAAGCCGCGTTCCTCCTGACCAAAGCCGTCCTCCCGGTTATGAAAGAACAACGGTCCGGCCGTCTCATCTATATCACCAGCGGCCAAGGCAAAAACGTCACCCCGGGCTTCATCGCACACGGCACCGCCAAGTCCGGTCTGAACTCCTTCGTGCGCTACGTCGCCAAGGAAGTCGGCCCCTACGGCATCACCGCCAACAACGTGGCACCCGGCCTGATCGAAACGGACGCAACTTCGTTCTACACCGACGAAGCCCGCCAAGCGATCGCCGCAAACATTCCGCTCGGCCGTCTCGGTCAGCCGGATGATCTCTCGAAAGTCATCGCGTTCCTCGCCAGCGACGATTCGAAATACATGACGGGATCTTACACCAGCGTCAACGGCGGATCGTTGATGGATCTGTAAGGAGAAAGCCAACTCTTCAATGGAAGAGTTGGCTTTTTTTGTTGACAGAGTTCTACGAAACGTATAATATTTCGTATGCGAAGGATTCGTACTCAAAAAGTTCTTATTCGAAACGTTCTTAAAGAGGAGAGAAACAAAATGACCGCTCAAAGCTTTCGTCGCATCATCATTCTCAACATCGTCCTGCTGATCGTCTTGGTCGGCGGCGGATTCGCCGGGTATTATTTCTACAATCAATCGGTGAACTACTTATCCACAGACAATGCCAAAGTCGACGGTCAATCCGTCTCCATCGCTCCGCCAGTTGCAGGCAAACTCGTCGAATGGAACGGCGAGCTCGGCAAGTCCTACTCGGCCGGTGAAAAAATCGGCGCCGTTGAAACTGCTCAGGGTCGTGTCGACATCACCGTACCGGAATCGGTCACCATCGTCACGCAAAGCGCTGTCAAAAACTCCTTCGTCGCAGCCGGCATGCCGCTTGCGTACGCGTTCAACCTCGACCAACTGCATGTGACCGCAAACGTCAAGGAAACCGACATCAACGACGTCAAAGCGGGTCAAGAAGTTGATGTGTACGTCGATGCGTACAACGGCACCACCTTGAAGGGCAAAGTCAGCACCGTCGGTTTGGCGACGGCGAACACGTTCTCGCTGCTGCCAAGCTCCAACACCACCGGCAACTACACCAAAGTGACGCAAGTTATCCCGGTCACGATCACACTCGACGGCTACAAAGGGCTCGATCTTGCGCCCGGTATGAACACGACCGTTCGCATCCACAAATAGAGGCGGGTGAACTCAATGTCCGCATTTCTAATCGGATACGGCGCGTTTGCCGTGTTCGTCCTCTTGGCGGCAAACCTGCTCGTCCGCCGAAAAAGCGCAAACGCACAGGTCTCAAAAATGGACGAGCCCGAAGCTGAATCGCAGTCTCTGCAAGCTTCGCAATCTGTTCAGGACCCTCCTGTCGAGAAGGCCTCAACTTCGACAGGCACGATCGACCGAGCATCCCTGCCTATCGGGAAAATCCTCGCTGTGCTCCTGCTCGGCGGGTTCGTCTCGATCTTGAACCAATCTCTGCTCAATATCGCATTGCCGCATATGATGAACGACCTCGGCGTCTCCGCCACGACGATTCAATGGCTGATCACCGGCTACATGCTGATGAACGGCGTCACCATTCCGTTGACGTCCTACTTGATTCGTCGATACGGTACGCGCAATCTGTTCATCGCCGCCATCTCCCTGTTTACACTCGGCGCGTTGATCTGCGCCGTTTCACCTGGCTTTACGATCATGCTGATCGGTCGATTCGTACAAGCAGCGGGTGCGGGCTGTATCATGCCGTTGATGATGACCGTATTTCTCACCGTATTCCCGCCCGAACGTCGCGGTGTCGCGATGGGGGTTATGGGCATCGTCATGATCTTCGCTCCGGCGATCGGTCCGACCCTCGCCGGCTGGCTCGTTCAGAACTACTCGTGGCGTCTCTTGTTCATCCTCGTCATTCCGATCGGGCTGATCGACCTGTTCTTGGCGATTGCTTGGCTGCGTGACGTCACAGAGCGCGCCAAGGACAAGTTCGACGCACCGGGCTTTGTCTTCTCCACCCTCGGCTTCGGCGGCTTGCTCTACGGCTTCTCCAAAGCAGGTTCGGCAGGCTGGTCCTCTTGGGAAGTCACCCTGCCGATTACCGTCGGGATCATCTCTCTGATTCTGTTCGTCTGGCGGGAACTGACCGCTGAGCAACCGATGCTCGACCTGCGCCCGTTCCGCTACGGCGTGTTCACGTTGACAGTCACCGTCTCTTCGCTGATGTACATGTCGATGATGGCGGCGATGGTCCTCCTGCCGCTCTACTTGCAAAACATCCGCGGGTTCTCGCCGGTCGAATCCGGCCTCCTGCTCTTGCCGGGCGCCGTGCTGATGGGCGTGTTCTCACCGATTGCCGGCGGCTTGCTCAACCGAATCGGTGCTCGACCCTTGGTCGTCGCCGGTCTGTTGATCTCCGTGATCACAACGTGGCAATTCACCCATCTCTCAGCCGACACTTCCTACAGCCATGTCTTGTTCGTCAACTGCATTCGCATGATCGGGCTTGCGCTGATGATGATGACCTGTACGACGGAAGGGTTGAACCAACTACCGGCGCGCTACAACAGCCACGGTACGGCGATCTCCAACACCATGCAACAAGTGGCAGGCTCGCTTGGCACGGCGTTGCTCGTCACCGTCATGTCCAACCGCAGCCTCTTCCACACGGCGGCGTACTCCAACGAGCTCACTTCAACGAACCCGATCCTGGTCCAGCAGTTCACTCAGATGGGCAAGACGATGTCGAGTGTGGTGTACGGGCTCGTTGTAAAAAACTCCACCATTCAAGGCATCAACGACGCATTTGTAGTCGGGACCGGTATGACGGCCGTTGCGCTGGTATTTGCAGTCTTCATCCGCCGTCGCAGCATCCCGAAAAGCACCATCCCGGAAGTTGCTTCACCGCCCGTAGAGCGGTATCATGAAGCGTAACAGCTCCTACTGGGAGGCTTTGCGATGATCAAGATCCCCAACTTAGAAAATATCAAGGCCGTCTCCATTCCTTTGCGCGACTTCAACAAGGAAGTGTACAAGCTGATTGGACAGGACGCCGAACGCGTCGGCATCACCACACAGCAGTTGATCGTCCTGTTTGAAGTCGCCAACAACCCGCTTGGCGGTCTGGAACAACTCTCCGAAACGATGCAACTCTCCGCGAGCACGCTCAGCGGAATCGTCGACCGTCTGGTCAAAACCGAACTTTTGGTTCGGGAACGCTCCGAACGCGACCGCCGCCATTTGGAACTGCGCATCTCCCCGGCGGGAGGCGAGCGAGTCCGTGAAGCGTTCAACCCGGAAACGTCGGTGTTCTTGCAACGTATGTCGTTCGCGTTGCAATTGCCGGAGGAAGATTTGCAGACCATGATGCGTGTTCAACGCCAAATGCTCGCCCGAATCCGTGGTGAGGACGAGACGACACCGTCAAAATGAGTCGGATGCCCAGAGCAAGACGGACAAGGGACTCGTAGGATATCATAAATCCTATGAGAAAGGAGGAGCATGTTCGATATGGCTCTCTCTCCTTGCCAGCTTCGCAAACACATCGGTCGCCACGTGTGCTTGACCTGTCATGACGGCACCCGCCATTATGGGGTTCTCCACAGCGTGACTCACGATGGTGTCTACCTGCAACGCCAACCCTACAGTGGCGTTGCAGGCCGCACCGACGAACTGACCGTACAACACGCCGACGGCCATCAACCAATCGAAGGGGAGGCGGTATTCTTCCCGCTTCTGTTCCTTCCATTTGTCGCTCTTGCAACGGCAGCCGCGTTTTCCCCTTGGGGGTACGGCGGCTACTACTGGTAATCAGAAAAAACCGTCTCCGGTCATGGAGGCGGTTTTTTTCGTGTTGATGTATGAAAATTCGTTCCCGATTGTAAGTGATTAGTGATAGAATATAAGTGTATAAAAAAATGAGGAGATGGATATGAAACGATTGCATGTATCTGCCCTCGTGGGACTGACGCTTCTCCTCAGCGGATGCGGAACCACCTCGACAACCTCGTCTCCCCTCGTGGACACAGGTACCATTTATCCCCTGACCCTTGACCGCGCCGTGAATGTGCGGTTTCTCTCCACCGGCGCTCTAACGCTGGACGATTCGACCGAAGTGCCACCCGCATTTGGAGATGTACAACGATTTGGGATGTTCGAGACCATCCCGCAACATGTGGACCATTCCTTTCAAACCATCCGTCTGTTGAGAATGATCTACCTCCCCACCCCGGACGATTCCTTGAATCTGGAGTGCAGCACCTCCGTGGACGGACGGACGTGGACCGAGTACCGACAGATTCAACCCGACGCGCTCTTGCTCCAACTCAGCACGCCCGCCTCTTGGATTCGCTTCCGAGGCACGCTGCTGGCGACGACAACGGAGAAATCGCCGGAGCTGCGGATGTTCGGTGTTTCCTTTCCATGAAAAAACAATCCTGCCTCAAGACGAGGCAGGATTGTTTTTTTCCGTCTCCCGGAAGATGACGTGCTCCAACAGCAGACAGAGGATCAACCCGACGAGCAGGCCGTTGGCCACCACGCTTCGAAGCCACGGAGCGAGTGAGGCGAATGCGGACGGCGGGAGGAACATCACGCCGACGCCGACCATCAGAGAGAGCCCGATAACGAGCAAATTCCGCTGGCTGGGAATCAGCGACATGAGATCGCGCACCCCAAAGCCCATCATCTGCGCAAACGGCACAAACAACGCCGCATACGCCACTTCCGACGGCAACGTCGCAAAAAAGTTCCCGACCAGCGGGAAAAACCCACTGACCAACACCAACGTCGCCCCGATCAGAAACGGACGCTTCGAACGAATGCCCGTCGTCGAGATGAAGCCCGCCGAAACGGACAGCGGCACGGGGCCGATACACGAGAGCAATCCCGAGAGGACCGCGCCAATCCCGTTGCCAAGCAAACCACGACGATAGGTGTCCGCCGTCACGTCCACACCCAGCGTACGTGCCACGACGAGGATGGAAGCGACAACGTTGGAGATCAGAATCAGCCCGGTCAGGACCGATGTCAGGACGATCCCTGTGTCCCAAGCCGGCATCCCCCAGTCGAAGGCTTTCGGCAACGCAAACCACGGGGTGGGTTCGGCGTTGGTGTTTGACGGAATCAAGCCGAAAATCGCAAACAGAATCCAACCCGATCCGATGCCGATCAACGGGCCCATGCTCCTCCAAAGCCCGCGTCCCTTGAGCGAGAGGATCAGCACCAGCAAGATGACGATCAGCGACAACACCGCCACTTCTCCATCGATTTCTCCCGTTCGGGTGACGCCGAGCATGCCTTTGAAGAACGAGCCCGTCAGCGAGACGACGAGCAAGATGAGATAGACCCCGGTGACCAGAGGTGTGAACAACTCGCGAAGCCGTGCCATGATCGGCAAGAGGCTCAGGATGACGAGCACAACGCCCGACGCCAGCAAGCCCATCTCCAATTGTTGCAGCACCGCGCCTTTATCTCCCGAAGTCGCAACCGCCGCCAACGTCAAGAACAGCGCCCACCACATACCGGCCGCTCCTTCAAGCAGCGGCAAGCGGTGGCCGAAGAACAACTGGAACAGCGTCACGCCGCCGCTGACGAGCAACATCCGCTGCACCAGCGAGGACACATCGCCTGTCGACAGATCAAACGCCGCTCCGACGACAATGGGAGCTGCAATCGTGTTGGCGAGCAAGAAAACCATCCACTGCACGCTTTGCAACCAGAGTAACGGACCTTGGGGGTGTTTTTCTAAGGTGTCTTTCATTGGGTTCTCCCCCTCCTTTTTTCTCTACTTCTTGCTGTAGGTTTCGAGCCATATAAGAAATTCAGCCAACGTGACGAATTGGTGCTGCGGTTGGGGTTGGCCCTCCGGCCACGGGTGACAACCGCGCCGCCAAACGGGGGTGATGCCCGCAAATTCTGCGCCGCCGACATCGTTGCGCGGATGGTCGCCGACATAGATCACTTCCTCCGCCGCAAGTCCCAACGCTTCGAGCGACAGCAGGAAAATCAACGGTTCAGGCTTCTCATACCCGACTTCCTCCGAAATCAACACCACGTCAAAAAAATCGCGGATGCCGAGCAGATCGATTTTTGCATTCTGACGTTGGCTTTGCCCGTTCGTGATCAGCCCGAGCCGATATCCTCGCACGGTGAGTTGGTTCAACATCGTGAACAGCCCCGCCATCGGCTGAACCACTTGCGGAAACACGCGGTTCCAATGCTCGATCAACATGTCCTCCGTGGGTCGATCCGTCCACGGCAACGCGTTCAGCAGATCCTGGAACTTATCACGTCCCCGATACCCGCCGCCGTCTGTCTCCACGATCACCCGCGCAATTTCGTCCACCGTCAGTTCGAGCAGGAGATGGCCGAAGTCTTCGCGGAACTTCTCGGCGTACTTCGGCATCGTCGCCATGCGGTCAACCAGCGTGTCGTCGAGGTCGAACAGAATTGCTTGCAACGCCATGTTTTTCCCTCCAAAAAAGCCGCCGGTCGCTTCCGCCCCGACGGCTTCTCCATTTCTTACAGCTGTTTCATCGCCTCGCGGGACGCTTCCAACGTGCGGTCGAGATCCGCATCGGTGTGTGCCAGCGAGAGGAAGCCCGCTTCCAACTGCGACGGCGCGAGATAGACACCGCGCTCCAGCATCAGCGAGAAGTACTTCGCGTATCGTTCCAAGTTAGCTTGCTTTGCCGTGTCGTAGTCCACGACTTCCTGCTCGGCGAAGAACGTGCCCATCATCCCGCCGACATACGCGCCGGTCACCGGGATGCCAAGTTCCTTGCCCGTTGCGAGGAAGCCTTCTACGAGACGCTTGCCCATCGCTTCCAGACGATCATACGCGCCAGGTTCGCCGAGCATTTTCAGCGTGGTGTAGCCTGCGATCATCGCCAGCGGATTGCCGGACAGGGTGCCCGCTTGGTAGATCGGGCCAGCCGGTGCGATCATGTCCATGATCTCGCGCTTGCCGCCGTATGCGCCGACCGGCAGACCGCCGCCGATGACTTTGCCGAGCGTGGTCAGGTCCGGCTCGATGTTGTAGAGTGCTTGAACACCGCCGTATGCTGCACGGAAGCCCGTCATGACTTCGTCAAAGATCAACAACGCGCCGTATTGCTTGGTGATCTCGCGGACTTGTTGCAAGTAGCCGTCACGCGGCTTCACGAGACCCATGTTGCCGGCGATCGGCTCCAAGATGACCGCTGCGATGTCATCGCCGAACTTTTCGAACGCGAGTTTCAAGCTCTCGACATCGTTGTACGGAACGGTCAGCGTGTTCGTCGCGACAGCCTCCGGAACGCCGGGAGAATCCGGCAAGCCGAGGGTGGCAACGCCGGAGCCCGCTTTGATCAGCAGAGAGTCGGCATGACCGTGGTAGCATCCTTCGAACTTGACGATCTTGGAGCGCTTGGTGTAGCCGCGTGCGAGACGCAGTGCAGACATCGTCGCTTCCGTACCGGAGTTGACCATACGAACCACTTCAACGGACGGCATGATCTCGGTGACCAGTTGCGCCATTTCCGTTTCCAACAGGGTCGGTGCGCCAAACGAAGTGCCGCGCAGTGCGTACTCGCTGATCGCATGCACAACTTCCGGATGAGCGTGACCGAGGATCAACGGGCCCCAAGAGAGGCAGTAGTCGATGTATTCGTTTCCGTCGATGTCGTACATCTTCGAGCCGGACCCGCGCTCGATGAACACCGGAGTGCCTCCGACAGCGCGGAATGCGCGCACCGGAGAGTTGACGCCGCCCGGGATGATTTTTTTCGCTTCGGCGAATGCCGCTTCAGAACGAATGTAGCCTTTGTGCATCAGAGTCACCTCGTGGGGAATTAGTTGCCTTCTTTCAGATAGCGTGCCACGTCTTTGGCAAAGTAGGTCATGATGATGTCGGCACCGGCGCGCTTCATGCCGAGCAGGGTTTCCATGACGATGGCTTTTTCATCAACCCAACCGTTTTGTGCAGCCGCTTTGATCATCGCGTACTCGCCCGAGACGTTGTACGCCACAATCGGCAAGTCATAGCGGTCGCGCAGTTGACGCAGAATGTCGAGGTACGCAAGCGCCGGTTTGACCATGAGGAAGTCGGCTCCTTCGACCACATCGGAATCTGCTTCACGCAGCGCTTCACGGGAGTTCGCCGGGTCCATTTGGTAGGTCTTGCGGTCACCGAACGCCGGAGCGGAGTGTGCCGCTTCACGGAACGGACCGTAGTACGCAGACGCATACTTCACGGAGTAGGACATGATCGGGATGTCGGTGTAGCCGTTCTCATCAAGCAAGTGACGGATGGCGGCGATCCGGCCGTCCATCATGTCGGACGGTGCGACGATGTCGGCGCCCGCTTGGACGTGCGACAGCGCGGTTTTGGCGATCAATTCCAAAGACGGGTCGTTGAGGATGTTCCCGCTCTCTGCGTCCACGATGCCGCAATGACCCGCCGGGTTGTATTGGCAGAGGCAGACGTCGGTGATGACGACGAGGTCCGGGTGGTCCGCTTTGATCATGCGAATCGCTTGTTGGACGATGCCGTTCTCCGAATAGGCTTCCGAAGAGCACTCGTCTTTGTGCGACGGAACGCCGAACAAGATCACAGACGGGATGCCGAGGTCGACGACCTCTTGGATTTCAATTTTCAGTTTGTCGAGCGAGAAATGATACACGCCCGGCATCGAGCGAATTTCTTGCTTGATGCCTTCGCCTTCGACAGCGAAAACCGGATAGAGCATGTCGTTGACAGACAGGTGATTCTCGCGCACCATCGCGCGGATGCCGGCGCTGCGACGCAGGCGGCGGTGACGTTGGAAGTCGAACAGGTTCATGTGTCAGTCCCTCCTAAGGTGTCGGACAAGCGCTTCGACAAGTCCGAGAATTGTATAGTCTGCGGGCATGACGTCTACGGTGAGGCCGTTTTTCTCCACCGTATCGGCGGTAATCGGGCCGATGGCGGCGAGCGTGACGCCCGCGAGCAGGTCGTGGATCGGGTAGTCCTTGAGCGCGTTGAGGAAGTTGGTCACGGTGGACGAGGAAGTGAAAGTGACGGCTTGAATCTCCTTGCTTTCCAGTCGTTTCACCAAGTCGGATGCATCCTCTGTAACGGGCAGGGTGCGGTAGGCTTCCACTTCTGTGACGTGTAGGCCCAAGTTCCGCAGTGCCTGCGGGAGTTGCTTGCGCGCGAGGTTGGCGCGCGGCAGGAGAATTTTTTGCCCGGCCTGCGTATGCGTGGTCAAAGTGTTGGCCAGCCCTTCGCCGACGAATTCTCCGGCCAGAGCGTGAACGGTCAGTCCTTGCTGTTCCACGAGCGCGGCGGTTTTGGGGCCGACGGCGGCGATTTTCACGCTCTGCATCGCCTGGGTTGTCCGACCCGACGACTGCAACCGCTCGAAAAACATCTCCACTCCGTTAGGCGACGTGAATGCCACCCAGTCGTACGTTTCCACACTATGTATAGCGGCATCGAGTGGCCTGAGATCCTCCGGCCACTCGATGCGAATCACCGGGAACTCATAGGTAGAGCCCCCGAGATCTTCAATTCGTCGGCAAAGTTCACTCGCCTGTGCCCGCGAGCGTGTGACCACGACGCGTTTGCCTTGCAGCGGCTTCATTAGGCGTTCAGCTCCTCGCGAACTTGGGCGAGGATGGCGCCGGCACCTTTTTCGATCAGACGATCTGCAATGAGAGTGCCAAGTGCAACCGGATCATGACCCGTCGCGCTCTCCCGCAATAGAATGGAACCGTCTGCCGAACCGACGATGCCCGTCAAACGCAGTTCGTCGTCGCCGATGAACTCCGCATACGCTCCGATTGGAATCTGGCAACCTCCGTTCAACTTACCGAGCACCGTGCGTTCTGCAGTGATGATCTTGCGGGTCGCCGGATCTTCCAGCACGGACAGCAGTTGGCGGACATCTTCGTCCTTGGATCGGCACTCAATCGCGAGAGCACCTTGCCCAACAGCCGGAATGCACAGTTCCGGAGACAATCGCTCCGTGATCTTGTCTCCCCAGCCCATGCGTTCCAACCCGGCCGCCGCCAAGACGATGGCGTCGAGTTGCTGCTCTTCCAATTTTGCGAGGCGGGTGTTGATGTTGCCGCGCAGAGAGACGATCTCCAAGTCCGGGCGCGCCGCTCGCAATTGCGCAGAGCGACGAAGCGACGAGGTGCCGACTTTCGCCCCGATCGGCAAGTCTTCAAACTTCGAGCCGTTGCGGGAGATCAGCACGTCACGCGGGTCTTCACGGTGCGTGATCGCGACGATCATCAGCCCTTCCGGCATTTCGTTGGGCATATCTTTCAGGCTGTGGACCGCAAAGTCGACCGTGCCGTCATACATCGCCTGTTCCAGTTCTTTTGTAAAAAGGCCCTTGCCCCCGACTTTCGAGAGCGTGACATCGAGGATGCGGTCACCCTTGGTGACGATTTGCTCCATGCCGATTTCAAGCTCCGGATAGTGTTTGCGCAGTTGAGCCAATACCCATTCCGTCTGCGTCAGTGCGAGCGGGCTCTTGCGAGTCCCGACGACGATTGACTTCATATCTCGTGTCCTCCTAAGCAGTCTTCCACCAGCCGCCGGGCCTCTTCCCCTCGCCCGTCGCGCAGGAGCGTCAACAGCTCCGACTCGGCTAGAATCTGCAAGATCTTCGTACGTCGCCTCTCATCTCTTACTGTGCCCAGCAAAAGCTGGCGAATCTCTGCCATTTCATCCAAAAATGCGGCATATTCAAAGCCAAAATGTTCTTCCAACTCCCGGCGGATGCGTTTGGCCACTGCCGGTGCTGCTCCGCCGGTCGAGACGGCCACTTGCAAACGGCCCCGTCTGACCAGCGCCGGGACGGTAAAGTTTCCGATGCTCTGGTCATTGACGACGTTGCACAATCTCCCCGACGCTTCGGCTTCTTCGTAGACGTGTCGGTTCAACTCTTTGGAATCTGTCGCTGCAATGACCAAAAAAGAACGAGTGGCATCCCCTTCTCGGTAGGCCCTCGCTTCCCACTTCAGTGTACCAGTTTCTGCATGAGCGGCTATGACATCCGTCACAGTTGGCGAAACGACCGTCACGTCCGCCCCACAATCGAGAAGCCCGGTGATCTTGCGTTCCGCCACCGGGCCCCCTCCGACGACGAGACACCGCCGCCCTGTCAGATTCAAAAAAACTCCGTAGGAGTTCATCTCCACCACCTACCAGCGGTGGAAGCCGGAGAAAAACGTCCCGACAAACAGATAGTTGACGACAACCAGCGAGAACGACGCGACGTTCCACCAAGCCAGCTTCCGTCCCGACCAGCCGAATGAATTTCGCAAATACAACCAGCCGACGTAGAAGCCGAGCAACACGATGGAAACCAACGGCTTGGCGTCGAACACCAACACCGAGCCGAACATCTTGTAGTACCAGTTCACCCCGAGAATCAACGCCAGCAACAACATCGGGAAGCCGACGATGATCAGACGGTACGTGAACGCATCGAGTTTATCAAGCGCCGGGAGACGGCGGAACCACGAGTTCCAACGCTTTTCCTTGAGCATCTTGGACTGGATCAGGTACATGATCGAGAAGATGAACGACAGCGAGAACGCCGCATAACTCAGGAACGCCAACGTGATATGGATGATCAACAGGTTCCCCTGCAATCCTTCGCCGACAACGCTTGAAGCGCCCTCTCCCGTAAATAAATCAAACACAACCATCGCAAACCCGATGACGTTTGTGAAAAACGCAAACAGGTCGATTTTGTAAAAATAATTGATGACCAGCGAAAACGTGATCAACAACCAAGAGAAAAACAGCGTCGTCTCAAACGTGGTCATCAGAGGCACATAGTGAACCTCTGTCATCCGCGTTAGGAAGAAGGACGTTTGCAAGCCCCAGACGACCGCCAAGAATCCATACGCGATGCGGTTGAGAACCTGCTTATGAGTAACAAAATCGGCAAAGTACAAGACGATGCAAACCGCATACAAAAACGTCATGAGGTCATAGAGAAGAACACTTCTTGGCATGGTGCACGTTCCTCCTTTCCACGAAAGGCATGAGCTCTAGTGCGTCCCCCAGCGACCGCGCAATCCCATGGTGCGGGTTGCGGCGGGCGCTTCCTCTTGACGGGTTTGCTCCAGTTGCTTCGTGACCGCCACTTTCGCCGCGGCGTTGGCGTTCAAACCGATGGCTTGTACCATCGGAGTTGCTTCTTTGACAGGTTGAGCGGTTCCCGCAGACTGGCCGTTTGCGGGCTTTTGCGGGCTCTGCTTGTCAGAGTCCTTTTTGCCTGCGGGTTCGTCCACCGTGTTCTCCAGTCCGAAGATGCGGGCGAACACCTCCAGGTACATGTCCGCTTCCTTCTCCGCCGCCATCTCTTTGACTTGCGTGATCGGACCGTGAATCATCTGGTTGATCAGCGCGGTGGTCAGCTTGTTGACGGTGTGGATGTCTTTGTCTGTCAGACCCGGCACTTTGTTCACCAAGTTCTGCATCAGTTGCGCTTGGTTCGCCATCGCCGATTCACGGAGTTTCATGATCAGCGGCTTGGCGTTCTGTTCGTTCTGCCATTGACGGAACGCGATCATTTCCTCGGCAATAATGCCTTCGACTTTCTCCGCTTCCTTGGCGCGTTCCTTCATGTTGACCGCGATGACGCCCTCCAGATCGTCGATGTCGTAGAGGAACACGTTGTCCACTTTGCACATCTCCGGATCGAGGTCACGAGGCACCGCGATGTCGATCAAGAACAGCGGGCGGTGACGGCGCGCTTTCATCGTCGCTTGGACGTGCGCTTTGGTCACGACATAGCCTTCTGCCCCTGTTGAGGACACGACGATGTCCGCTTCCTTGAGCGCCAAATCCAGCGAGTTCATGTCGAGCGCTTTGCCGTTGAACTTGTCGGCCAACTCCTTCGCACGCTGGTACGTGCGGTTGACGACGATGACCCGAGTGGCCCCGTTGGCGTTCAAGTGTTTCGCGGTCAGTTCCGACATCTTGCCCGCCCCGATGACGAGCACCGTTTTGTGATCGAGCGACTCGAAAATTTTCTTGGCCAGCTCCACCGCCGCATACGAGACCGACACGGCGTTCTCGCCGATTTTCGTTTCGTTGTGCGCACGCTTCGCCACGGTGACGGAGCGTTTGAACAAGTTGTTGAACACCGGACCGGTGGCCCCAATTTCCTGCGAGAACAAAAAGCCCGAGCGGACTTGGCCGAGAATTTGCGTTTCCCCAAGCACCATCGAGTCCAGTCCCGCTGTCACACGGAACAGGTGACGAATCGCCGCATTCTCACCGTATTGGTACAGATGCGGCAAAAACTTCGCGCGCGGCACACCCGAGAGCTCCGCGAGGAAACCGTGAATTGCTTCT comes from Tumebacillus amylolyticus and encodes:
- a CDS encoding SDR family NAD(P)-dependent oxidoreductase, encoding MKLQGKTAIVTGGGRGIGASTAKELAAQGANVIVNYVGNAAAAAEVVEEIKKAGGHAHAVQANVTVEADVQKLIDETLTHFGRLDILVSNANMNFVRKPLEDMTWDEFSDKLNNELKAAFLLTKAVLPVMKEQRSGRLIYITSGQGKNVTPGFIAHGTAKSGLNSFVRYVAKEVGPYGITANNVAPGLIETDATSFYTDEARQAIAANIPLGRLGQPDDLSKVIAFLASDDSKYMTGSYTSVNGGSLMDL
- a CDS encoding HlyD family secretion protein, encoding MTAQSFRRIIILNIVLLIVLVGGGFAGYYFYNQSVNYLSTDNAKVDGQSVSIAPPVAGKLVEWNGELGKSYSAGEKIGAVETAQGRVDITVPESVTIVTQSAVKNSFVAAGMPLAYAFNLDQLHVTANVKETDINDVKAGQEVDVYVDAYNGTTLKGKVSTVGLATANTFSLLPSSNTTGNYTKVTQVIPVTITLDGYKGLDLAPGMNTTVRIHK
- a CDS encoding DHA2 family efflux MFS transporter permease subunit: MSAFLIGYGAFAVFVLLAANLLVRRKSANAQVSKMDEPEAESQSLQASQSVQDPPVEKASTSTGTIDRASLPIGKILAVLLLGGFVSILNQSLLNIALPHMMNDLGVSATTIQWLITGYMLMNGVTIPLTSYLIRRYGTRNLFIAAISLFTLGALICAVSPGFTIMLIGRFVQAAGAGCIMPLMMTVFLTVFPPERRGVAMGVMGIVMIFAPAIGPTLAGWLVQNYSWRLLFILVIPIGLIDLFLAIAWLRDVTERAKDKFDAPGFVFSTLGFGGLLYGFSKAGSAGWSSWEVTLPITVGIISLILFVWRELTAEQPMLDLRPFRYGVFTLTVTVSSLMYMSMMAAMVLLPLYLQNIRGFSPVESGLLLLPGAVLMGVFSPIAGGLLNRIGARPLVVAGLLISVITTWQFTHLSADTSYSHVLFVNCIRMIGLALMMMTCTTEGLNQLPARYNSHGTAISNTMQQVAGSLGTALLVTVMSNRSLFHTAAYSNELTSTNPILVQQFTQMGKTMSSVVYGLVVKNSTIQGINDAFVVGTGMTAVALVFAVFIRRRSIPKSTIPEVASPPVERYHEA
- a CDS encoding MarR family winged helix-turn-helix transcriptional regulator; protein product: MIKIPNLENIKAVSIPLRDFNKEVYKLIGQDAERVGITTQQLIVLFEVANNPLGGLEQLSETMQLSASTLSGIVDRLVKTELLVRERSERDRRHLELRISPAGGERVREAFNPETSVFLQRMSFALQLPEEDLQTMMRVQRQMLARIRGEDETTPSK
- a CDS encoding purine/pyrimidine permease, giving the protein MKDTLEKHPQGPLLWLQSVQWMVFLLANTIAAPIVVGAAFDLSTGDVSSLVQRMLLVSGGVTLFQLFFGHRLPLLEGAAGMWWALFLTLAAVATSGDKGAVLQQLEMGLLASGVVLVILSLLPIMARLRELFTPLVTGVYLILLVVSLTGSFFKGMLGVTRTGEIDGEVAVLSLIVILLVLILSLKGRGLWRSMGPLIGIGSGWILFAIFGLIPSNTNAEPTPWFALPKAFDWGMPAWDTGIVLTSVLTGLILISNVVASILVVARTLGVDVTADTYRRGLLGNGIGAVLSGLLSCIGPVPLSVSAGFISTTGIRSKRPFLIGATLVLVSGFFPLVGNFFATLPSEVAYAALFVPFAQMMGFGVRDLMSLIPSQRNLLVIGLSLMVGVGVMFLPPSAFASLAPWLRSVVANGLLVGLILCLLLEHVIFRETEKNNPASS
- a CDS encoding HAD family hydrolase gives rise to the protein MALQAILFDLDDTLVDRMATMPKYAEKFREDFGHLLLELTVDEIARVIVETDGGGYRGRDKFQDLLNALPWTDRPTEDMLIEHWNRVFPQVVQPMAGLFTMLNQLTVRGYRLGLITNGQSQRQNAKIDLLGIRDFFDVVLISEEVGYEKPEPLIFLLSLEALGLAAEEVIYVGDHPRNDVGGAEFAGITPVWRRGCHPWPEGQPQPQHQFVTLAEFLIWLETYSKK